The nucleotide sequence CCGCGGTAATTGGCCGAAGGGGCCGGGTATGTTAGTACGGTGGCGAATAAATTCATTGCTTAGCCTCACGAGGTTGCAGGGGAGTCCAAGAATTGGCGGAGAGCGCCATGAGAGTTAGAGTTTTGACTTTGTCGGTACCGTTGAACAGCGCCGCCGCGATTCGCTCGAACAGCTTACCGCCCATGTAGTGCCCAACGCGGAAGAATGTGCCGCTGAAGTGCTCGACGAACGCTTGGTCGTGCCTGGAACGAAACTCCAAAAACAGCCGCTCGGCGAGTTTCTGACGCGCGTCTACCGCATCGGCGAGGTTCTTCGCTTCCACAGGGTTTGCAGGAGACCGTCGCTCCTTGCGAAATTTGTGGAAGTCAAAGCCGATGTCTCTCTTCAAACGCTCATCAAGATAGCGGCGGGTAAACCGGTTTATTGCCGAAGCGAGTACATCATCATCGCTTGGCGGATCAGTCACGTCGTTTTCAGTCGGCATAGCTTGGATCACCTCCAGGATCTTTTTCCGGGCGTCTACCCAGAACCACGAAAATGTTGGGGAACTTTTGGTCGGGATGAAAAAAGGGTGCGGCCATTCGTCGAAAACATCAGCGAAAGGGTCAAACCATGGCCGATCATCGAGCAAAGCGGCCAGCAAGGCGCGACGAAAGAACGGATTCGCAAAACGAGGCTTTCCATCCGGCCGCCCGGCAATCTCGCAGTAGTCTTCGGCGAGGTGTGGGCGTGGCTCGACTCTACCCGTCGCAAGGAACTTAACGTTGTTGCCTTCCTTCGCGACGTGGAAGTAATCAACAGCGCTTATAGCCGGTCCAACTTCGCTTTCCACGATGTGCGGCGGAATTAGGCGTGCAAGATGCTCGATGAATGACAATCCGCCCTCAGCGGGAAGGTCAACGATGCTCTCTGTCGGCCTCATTCCCGCGAGCTTTGTGCTCAGGCCCGCGAGTAATCGCGGGTAGTCGCGAAGAAACTCTCGCAAGTCGGCGACTTCTGGCAACGCAACCGCAAAATGGGGCGATCGGTCTTTTTTTCCACGCCTGCCAAGGTAGGTGCCGCCATCGCGATCGACAAATCGCGGAACGAATATAAGGATACTTAGAGGCCAAAAGTGAAGGAGGAGATTCTGCTCGATCTGGCCAATGAGGGGGATCGCCTCCGCGTTTCGCTCCATTGCGCCGAGCAGCAGTGCCCCTGAAAGCTTGCCGACCGCGTGGGTTCCTCGTGCATTGGCGGCTGCATACTTCAGCAAGTCGTCCCACGAGCTCCCGTCACCCCTTCCGGACTCGGCCGCTTCAGCTTCATCGTCGGTGTCGCCATCGGCGACTGCAATGACGTCGGCCAGTGCATGTTTTGCGGCAGCGCGCTTGATAAACGGCGCCTTCTTCTTGCTGTCACGAATAACCTGCCAGATCAAGTCGCGCCAGAGCCTTACCCAATCCGCGCTGGGAAGGTAATGGCGAAGAGTAGCGAGCGATGGCGTGAGCTCAAGATAGACGTACCCCTCTACGGTCGTCTGATTCCCTTTTTTATCCGTCTTGATGAACGCCGCGCGTCGTAGCGGAGGAACCAGCCGCTTTTGAGCGCCTTTCCCTTTCGTAAACGGCTTTTCACGCGGCGGTCCTTCGATGAGTTCGGCGTCGTAAATGTCATCAAACAATGCAGCAGTCGTTTCACGCGTGAACTCGACATGCACGATGGTTCGAGGGCATTGGTCGTCCCAACGATAGCTGGGCGATGGCTTCC is from Pirellulales bacterium and encodes:
- the cmx8 gene encoding type I-MYXAN CRISPR-associated protein Cmx8, whose amino-acid sequence is MAKSTKTAAKPTAVTVTYDLMSLPTAQHKAGLAGLLLEIESLRNRGKPSPSYRWDDQCPRTIVHVEFTRETTAALFDDIYDAELIEGPPREKPFTKGKGAQKRLVPPLRRAAFIKTDKKGNQTTVEGYVYLELTPSLATLRHYLPSADWVRLWRDLIWQVIRDSKKKAPFIKRAAAKHALADVIAVADGDTDDEAEAAESGRGDGSSWDDLLKYAAANARGTHAVGKLSGALLLGAMERNAEAIPLIGQIEQNLLLHFWPLSILIFVPRFVDRDGGTYLGRRGKKDRSPHFAVALPEVADLREFLRDYPRLLAGLSTKLAGMRPTESIVDLPAEGGLSFIEHLARLIPPHIVESEVGPAISAVDYFHVAKEGNNVKFLATGRVEPRPHLAEDYCEIAGRPDGKPRFANPFFRRALLAALLDDRPWFDPFADVFDEWPHPFFIPTKSSPTFSWFWVDARKKILEVIQAMPTENDVTDPPSDDDVLASAINRFTRRYLDERLKRDIGFDFHKFRKERRSPANPVEAKNLADAVDARQKLAERLFLEFRSRHDQAFVEHFSGTFFRVGHYMGGKLFERIAAALFNGTDKVKTLTLMALSANSWTPLQPREAKQ